A region of the Culex quinquefasciatus strain JHB chromosome 1, VPISU_Cqui_1.0_pri_paternal, whole genome shotgun sequence genome:
TTATGTTATTGTTGATGTATTTTGCTATAAATGCTGTCAAACTGTCATTTAGCATTTTATAGCACTTAAAATAAACCGACAATTGCCGTTTCTACCCTGTCAAAATGATTCACTCAATTGTATAAATATCAACCCACTCGAGACCAACCGTTTAGTCCAACTCCGTCTCCCACCATGATCGCGTCCGCTCCAACCAAATCGTGCGCCATAAGACCCGTCTCTCCGGAAGTCCAACTTCCGGCCGAACTCTGGGAAAAGGTGCTCCTGAACCTCAACACGTTCCAGTTGGCGCAAGCCCGCGCCACTTGCCGCCAGTGGAACGAAATCGTCCTTCGCTCTCCGGTTCTGATGAACCGGTTCGTAGTTCACTTTCCACAGCGTTCCACGCTGGAACCGGAAGCGGAATCGGTGCGGGTGTTTGCCGGGTCGAAAGCTCGATATTCGCGGGTGGTGCTGAACTCGGTGACCATTACGGAGCAGGTGGATCGGTGGTGGCCAGTGCTGGGACAGGAGCTGCGCACGCTTACGGTGGAAGGGTGCCGCGTTTCGACGGAAACGGTTCTAAGGATCTTGAGCTTGTCACCGAAGCTGAAACGGTTCACGTTTCGGTGCGGTTCGGAGCATGATTTTCGGAGTGGTTCAGTGGCGGATTTCAAGCTGGGAAAGCTGGAAGTGTTACGATTGGATCGGATTGAACTGCTGGAAGTTTTGCGGGGGTTTTGTCCGGGACTTAGGCTGCTCAAGCTGGAAGATGGCTTCAAGCCAATTAGTGAGGGTTACGAGAGAACTGTGCTGGAGTTCGTCGAAACGGTTCAGGATACTTTGGAGGGAATCAAACTGGAGCAAGTGTCCGCTTTCCTGTTGGAGAAAATTGCCAACTTGAGCCGGTTACACCTGCAGCGAATCTCTCTGGAAGGTTCCGGTCAGTACGGCGAGCAAGATTTGATCGAGTTCAGTCGGCTGCAAAGCAGCATCCAGCACTTTAACGTGACCAGCCTGGAGGCGATATCTGACGCAGTAAGTCACTTATCTTGAGTTTTAGTGATTCACGAGATCAACTGGTGTAGTAACAGCTGACGCAAGACGCTTCAAGCGGGGCGTCAAGCTTTCTACGAGGTCTGGCTTGAccgtttttctatttttatctcAGTCTGGACTTTCGTTCTGAATCTTGACCGATTAGAATAACCCGTTTAAAGTGTCTTTCAAGGCTGCCTCTTGTATTGCTTACCTTGATCATTTTGACAGctcaaaatcttaaattctaaagTAAGTAACTGTCAATTTCATTGCAGGGACTCCGAGCAATTGGGACAAACTTACCGAACTTGAAACGTCTGAAGATCAGTCTAAGAGAAGTGTCTACCCCCTTGCCACCGGTCCTGTTCGCCGTGGAATGCCTCGCGATCCGAAGTTCGCGCGCTTTCAACCACCTTCAGATAGATTTCGGTGGTCACATCAACTACAACCTGCGCAAGATAACGCTCGCAGGAATGCGCATCCCGCGGAACAGCCTGCTCCGGCACATGATCGACTCGCGGAACATCCGAACGATCCACTTTGAGCGCAACTTCTTCGAGAGCGGATCCTGCCTGTTTGAGGCTGTCCGCTCGCTGAAGTATCTGGAGAGTCTTACGCTGGAAGGAATCAACGTGGACCGGACGATGGACTGCCTGTCGGAGAGGTCCACGGATTCGAACGTCCGGCGGCTTCATCTGAGCCGGTGCGTCTTCCGGAAGGAGGTGCTGGTGGCACTGTCCCGGTTGTTTCCCTGGCTGCAGGTGGTTCGTCTGACCGGAGTCCGGCACGTGGAGGCCAGCGAGATTCTGCTGTTGTGGTGCCAGGGATTGCCCCGGTTGAAGCGGTTGACGTTTGAGGATTGCGTCGGGTTCACGGATGCCTCCGCGGGGCACATCCGTCGGTTCTGCCCGGTGCTGGAACGACTCAACCTTTGGAATTGCCACGGACTCTCGACGAGCAGTCGAGAACGGATGATGGCCATTGTTGGAGTGCAGATCGATATCAGACCGGAACTCTGCTTAGAACTGtaaaatttctcaatattttcaatttccaatcgaaataaaccgcaaaaaatcacttttgttttgattcaccACGCTCccgtacaacaacaacaaaacccacGCGcgccaaactgtcaaactgttatACGATTCTCTCTCCGCTTCAAATGACGCCGCTCTCTCTTCCACGACAAACAGAGAGCATGACGTCATGGCGGCGGCGCCGCCGCCGACTCCAGAATCAAAACAACTGAAGCGTAAACAAACCGTGCCGGAGCCCTGCGCATTTTGGCATGGCATACTGCTGTGGAGGTGTGTAGAACAGTCAGAGCGAACGAGTCGTAATACGGGACGGGTTTTGTGGGTTTTTGCACTTTCTGGTCGTGTTCGTCGAAAATAAAAGTGTGAAATAGTTATgcagttttaaaaaagtgttttagaaATACGACATTTTGTTACAAGTTTGTGTAAAGTTTAAGGTGACGCGTGTTGTGTGAAACTGGAACACATTTGTGCAAAGGTTTGCTGGGAAATTTTCACCTTCTCGATTTGTCAGGACCAGGATCCTTGCCAAAGAAAAAGACGTTTTGAAAGATGTTTGAATCCGGGCTaataaaaatcgcaaaaatcgcTTTGTTTTCTACGTGTTTCATTTCAAATATCCCCAATAATACAAATATCCAACCAAAAATTAGCTGATGAGGTTCTAACAAATCAGGGAAAAATCCCTGCCAAAAAGGGACGACGGAGGAATGGCCACGAAAAGGGAGCACGTGTTACGGTTGAGTGGCGCCAGTACGCGCCTGTCAGATTGCAGCAGTACCGTTCGTCCTTTTTGGAGGAGCAACAGCTCCTGGCTGGTATATATCacggaaatttaaatttgattaccCGCGCCAGGCAGAGCCAGAACATATTTTATGCTTgggattttgaaataaaaaagggGTTCGCTCCAGTCAATCGGGGCAGCAACGTAAAAGTGGATGTCCTTTTGTGTCCTGGAGGGAAGATTTGCTGGAGGGGCAAATCTTGAGATGGACTTTGATTTATTATTTACCGGTTCGATACATTTCAAAATAGGAAGAATGTGCAGGTTGATCAAGGAAAGAATTTCGAAGCAGATTAAAGAGAGATCCAACTGTTGAGAAATCTTAGTTATAAAATCTCTGGTTTTGagattaaatcatttaattttgctcatttgatatgattttaatCATTTGATCAAAAAGGCATAAAACTACTTAATTTTCAGCTAATAtgtaaatgatttatttttatgcataaatatagttttgcaaaagtttaaaatttcattcaaacataaggcagcgaatgacaaacatgttaaagctgcctgaaataaattaaccaccaccaccattcaaacataaacttaaaaaaaattgcaattgcaAGGGATGaaataatcgtaaaaaaatcattttcacttGCGAACTTCCTTCACCCGCGAAAAAGAGAGGAAGCGAATCAcgtaaaagaaaatcgctcccgaacttctccgaAAAAAATCAGTCTGTTgaggattttttgtgaatttccttgtcagcaccacttcaaattgtttatttcgctttgtttacacaTTTTAAAAAGCGACAGGTCTCTTTTCGACGTGTGAaattacacttgcaagtgttttagtgaaaaagattttccatttgattgatttttggaGATTCCTTTAACCGAgttttcgtgcgcgagagaggagagccatgcatcctacggattttttctcttgatgaacgtcaaaagattttctttgatgatgattcttccatcgctggtctcaatgcaaattttttgtgtttgaaaattgatatttataTATGATATTTATGGATTGGCAGCTAAtattgtttcatgttttttcatcgacatatttttttcttttacccTTGTTTAATATTAGAAACGAGGCCTAAAAAAATTTatctttaattttatatttcaaaagctTACGTTATAAGCCTCTCTAAGACAAGTTGAAAATTGCCTTTGGCAATCTTCGTACAATTGAGTCCTAAAATTATGCCTAAATGTGTGATGTTATTGTTAATaaagataaagcttatttttctgagtacaaacgagtacgaccacaaaggatttgaagtggatttttaattcaatttgaaaaaattagctTCGCGcccctttttgacagaaaaggtgCTACTTGACCGTTTGTTCTAAAAGGACCATTTttgatccataaaaaaaaaaattttttgccttaaaatgcaaaaaagtgatcgtaaatggtttttaatcttgttttttacttttgaagataaaaatgtacatagggctttaggaccgtattgaatatttttattttttacaattcaaaCAATACGGTACAAAAAATTATCAAGGCAATTCAAATTTATCTTTTCAATCATTACTGATATatgagtcagatttgcgattcctttccgtagggtcgtagaattttcgcgtccgccgtcggtgtgtttttcgtttctttggcgtgcgtgtgtgcgtgtgaaggtgcggctggctttggctgtcccgatgacagttgagccagtcagatttgcgattcctttccgtagggtcgtagaattttcgcgtccgccgtcggtgtgtttttcgtttctttggcgtgcgtgtgtgcgtgtgaaggtgcggctggctttggctgtctcgatgacagttgagccagtcagatttgcgattcctttccgtagggtcgtagaattttcgcgtccgccgtcggtgtgtttttcgtttctttggcgtgcgtgtgtgcgtgtgaaggtgcggctggctttggctgtcccgatgacagttgagccagtcagatttgcgattcctttccgtagggtcgtagaattttcgcgtccgccgtcggtgtgtttttcgtttctttggcgtgcgtgtgtgcgtgtgaaggtgcggctggctttggctgtctcgatgacagttgagccagtcagatttgcgattcctttccgtagggtcgtagaattttcgcgtccgccgtcggtgtgtttttcgtttctttggcgtgcgtgtgtgcgtgtgaaggtgcggctggctttggctgtcccgatgacagttgagccagtcagatttgcgattcctttccgtagggtcgtagaattttcgcgtccgccgtcggtgtgtttttcgtttctttggcgtgcgtgtgtgcgtgtgaaggtgcggctggctttggctgtctcgatgacagttgagccagtcagatttgcgattcctttccgtagggtcgtagaattttcgcgtccgccgtcggtgtgtttttcgtttctttggcgtgcgtgtgtgcgtgtgaaggtgcggctggctttggctgtcccgatgacagttgagccagtcagatttgcgattcctttccgtagggtcgtagaattttcgcgtccgccgtcggtgtgtttttcgtttctttggcgtgcgtgtgtgcgtgtgaaggtgcggctggctttggctgtctcgatgacagttgagccagtcagatttgcgattcctttccgtagggtcgtagaattttcgcgtccgccgtcggtgcgtttttcgtttctttggcgtgcgtgtgtgcgtgtgaaggtgcggctggctttggctgtcccgatgacagttgagccagtcagatttgcgattcctttccgtagggtcgtaagaattttcgcgtccgccgtcggtgtgtttttcgtttttttcgcgtgcgtgtgtgcgtgtgaaggtgcggctggatttggctgtcccgatgacagctagccagtttgatttgaccctatcaacaccctatcataccatttcagctcgatacacatcgaaactcgtcgttcgcaccgttaatcagtacctcactaaacatcaatcatttaaaactcgtaaaatcatctcaagttaaaagttacattgtttaatccttcattatttaattacaaatgatttttgttctatctttccacagccggctgtctaagactagaccatttcatttaaaatttaacaaccgataaacgggaaacgtctcatccgcagcatccgattgtttgccttgagaataatatataatacctttcaccaaacactatgattttgggtcgcatcatcatcttctatgatgaatcctgaccaaacaccctatcctactaacaagttttcaggttcctggcgctcgtggggtgtaagcacagagtaaatcagctgccctagtagcaacctgcgctaactaacattcccgtcccttaaaatcgaggtctacaaactgacatggcgggcgccgttggtggccaatgactgttacctattcgcaactgatctagctttagcaatcatggtgttttatcttttcagcgcattcatacatgctgttgataagggaaacaccactagatcgtcgaagcctatgatcagtagtgctgaaaggatattacggttctgttcagcaacggaggggcaaccatgggtgatctctcatgctcatgctcatgctcatgctcaatcatTACTGATATATTTAAGAAATAGTAAATATCAGGTTTttgtaaattattcaaaaccttttgaaaatttgacttgacttcaaaaagttttcatatttttatctgatcaatcagaaattttcaagaatttttgacgtaatttttactGAATATTGGacgttttttgattgaaactcagaaaaattgaaaattaatttaatcaaaaattggttataatacttttcgattgctattccgattttatgtaaaaaattaagcatttttaaatattttacaaaaaaatattccgaaaatTCTGGATTTTTATAACATACTGTTCCCTGTAAAAGATGTTTTCTTTAATACCAGTTCCGACACCCTAACCTTAAAAACATCCatttgctttgaaaaaaaaaacaaaatgaaatgtgGCTTTTGTCGTTTTTACTTTTTCTTTCaaactttgttaaatttaagtaatttctataaacttattttttgttacttattttatgtaaaatataaaGCGTTTTTCAGCTAATTATTGAAGccaatataatttttattttatatttctgTCCTGGTTAACTATttacaaaatgctttatactTCAATACAATGGCATTTGCATTTTATCgttaattacaaataaaataaaaatgtttataaatttgaatttgtaaagatttttattttatttgtaaaaagaCTACATAGTTTAATCCAGACATGCATTTGAACGAACTGTACTTGCACTTCCCGTTCTTATAAGCACATCTAGGAGGCACAGAACATGGTGTTTTTACCACCTTACGAGAACGCGTGCCGAACTCTTTGAAGAATtgtacatgtttttttaaatgttctacTATTTTTCACTTATATTTTGAGCTAGGCCAGttcttttcatgaaatgttGTAGCGCCGAAGCTCAATCTgagatcttcattttttttttaatattaaattaaaacttaCCTTAAACAACAATGAAATTTATACATTTGCTAGTAAAGGGCACGATTAGTTGTTTCCTAACATGGAAATCCAACAGCACAGGTTTAAAAGGCCAAAGAATATGCCAAAAACGGGTTTCCGTAAAAATGGTCATCAAACATCCGAAGTTCTTAGCATAGCCCACTTGGCAGCTATTCCGGATAGTTTCTATTTGTTTCACACACTGATAACTGCTGAATATTTCACTGCACGGTTTACTTTAGccttattttcctcatttttccgTTACACAAAgttgaatccagaaaaaaaccATTGACATTTGCACGTACAGTTAAAGTTCTGACACAGAGCCCGTGCGCGTACTTTGATTAAAAACACggtgtttttaaatcttagaaGAACAAGAGCAGCACCCGTGCTGTGCCGATGCACCTCTGGTTTAATCATTATACGATttgacaagttttttttcaactttttttagcaATTAGTATGTTTTCAGATCTTTTGATACAATTGTGAAAGTATGGaacaacaatttgaaataaaaattgtatcagTCTCTCGTTATATTATTGACattgaatgtaaatttaaattatcatCAACTTGAAATGTATTATAAtctacaaaacaaaattcagaATTTAACATCTCTAACCACAAATGCACCTGACCCTTTTCCAGCCTTTTAAATTCCCGCACCACGCCGCCGAACAATGCTCTTTTGGCTGTCCCTTCATTCTCCTCTGTTTCCTCCACGAAAAGCACGAAAACCCTCAAAACAAACTCATGACACCTCTCTCCCTCCCAGGAATATGATCCCTTTTAACCCAAGTCCCAATTCCCTTTCATGTTCCTCGAATcgcgccaaaataaaaaaaaaacagagtcaACGGACGAAGTCTCTCACATTTGTACGGAGTCTTTGGAGGTCGCCCCGGGAGGCAATATCCGATTTCCAGCCCGATTCTGAGGTCGCTGGGACAAGCCGCGTGAGGTTCTAACAAAACCAACAAGTGTCCCCCCTCCGAACATTAACCGCAACTTTGATCTCTCTCTGTCTCGGTTTCCTTTTGTTCGTTTTTCCCctgcgttatttttttttcagctgcaGACAATGCATTACAATTCGTTCAATTGTAAGCAGAACATCCTGGAGTACTACACCTGTAAGTTTTCCTACGGCCTAGCTTGAAAGGCAACGTATTATAAATATGCTGGAGGGTTTGCTTGCGGGGAACGGGGGGAATGGTCTCAACAGGTTGAAAAGGAAGAAACTATACTGAATGACATTTGCATCTGGTTGGATGGTAACACGTGGACGATGGAAGGGAATTGGTTGAATCTTGTATGGAatgaataattcaataattgagCTTTGCTTAGCAAGTTTGGTATTTAAATTCTGAACCGGTACAGTAGTTTCAAcagattttatatattttataataatcatATTTTCTCATAACAAAAGTTTCGTCAATTGTTTAAAAGTTCATGGTgtctctttttttgttttattatttgactaaaacaaataattgaaacaatatttttttctatactAAACAATGTTATGATAGTTTTGAATATTCTTTTCACTTTCTTAATATCTTAAAGTTCTAAtgtatttttgttatatttgtttgaatctttttttatataataattAAACTtgtcttttaaatttatttttcgctggattacttaaataaataatgtttcaatcattcataaaaatctGTTATTCGTTTATGATGatacaaaacatacaaaataaataaatttcataaattcggAGATTTTCTTCCGTTTCCTTACaagtacactcaaaaaaatgagttcgcgtaaacgtgaacagagttcatgccatCGGGAACCAGgaaaaactgttcaacttttatagtgcattgcaccatgaaagtgaacagttttcttcctggttcccgttgacatgaactctgttcacgtttacgcgaactcatttttttgagtgt
Encoded here:
- the LOC6038313 gene encoding uncharacterized protein LOC6038313 gives rise to the protein MIASAPTKSCAIRPVSPEVQLPAELWEKVLLNLNTFQLAQARATCRQWNEIVLRSPVLMNRFVVHFPQRSTLEPEAESVRVFAGSKARYSRVVLNSVTITEQVDRWWPVLGQELRTLTVEGCRVSTETVLRILSLSPKLKRFTFRCGSEHDFRSGSVADFKLGKLEVLRLDRIELLEVLRGFCPGLRLLKLEDGFKPISEGYERTVLEFVETVQDTLEGIKLEQVSAFLLEKIANLSRLHLQRISLEGSGQYGEQDLIEFSRLQSSIQHFNVTSLEAISDAGLRAIGTNLPNLKRLKISLREVSTPLPPVLFAVECLAIRSSRAFNHLQIDFGGHINYNLRKITLAGMRIPRNSLLRHMIDSRNIRTIHFERNFFESGSCLFEAVRSLKYLESLTLEGINVDRTMDCLSERSTDSNVRRLHLSRCVFRKEVLVALSRLFPWLQVVRLTGVRHVEASEILLLWCQGLPRLKRLTFEDCVGFTDASAGHIRRFCPVLERLNLWNCHGLSTSSRERMMAIVGVQIDIRPELCLEL